In one window of Acidovorax sp. HDW3 DNA:
- the dnaX gene encoding DNA polymerase III subunit gamma/tau yields the protein MSYLVLARKYRPRNFSEMVGQEHVVQALTNALTQQRLHHAYLFTGTRGVGKTTVSRILAKSLNCQGADGQGGITAQPCGVCPACTAIDSGRFPDYTELDAASNRGVDEVQGLLEQAVYKPVQGRFKVFMIDEVHMLTNQAFNAMLKTLEEPPEYLKFVLATTDPQKVPVTVLSRCLQFNLRPMAPETVLEHLTHVLAQESVPAEPQALRLLARAARGSMRDALSLTDQAIAFGCGQLQEAGVRQMLGAVDRSYIFRLIEALALGDGASVVDTAEALRTHGLSAAATLEDMCAVLQRMAVLQAVPQRASASDADPEAQETARLAQLLPADETQLLYSICLHGRGELGLAPDEYAALTMALLRPLAFKPAGFVPGTLEKKTLAPAPVQPASPVAPPPPRAPESLPEPRPEPAPAPVSAPPPPAPTIALPVRSLEEVAQPLPVEPPQAQEVPPAPPAAAPAVVALPVHEAPAPSERLQPLPAAAKALAADSFEPSAEGAFWHATVQQLIASEAITALVSQLALQSQLVQRAGDAWTLRVEAQSLNQAVARERLRAALQAAGHASVLDIEVGPVTDTPARRNAAAASARQRAAQAVVEQDPLVQALVRDYDAKILPGSVKPL from the coding sequence ATGTCTTACCTCGTCCTGGCGCGCAAGTACCGCCCGCGCAATTTCTCTGAAATGGTGGGCCAAGAGCATGTGGTGCAGGCGCTGACCAATGCGCTCACGCAGCAGCGGTTGCACCATGCCTACCTGTTCACCGGTACGCGCGGTGTCGGCAAGACGACGGTCTCGCGCATTCTGGCCAAATCGCTCAACTGCCAGGGCGCGGACGGCCAGGGCGGCATCACCGCCCAGCCCTGCGGCGTGTGCCCGGCCTGCACGGCCATCGACAGCGGGCGCTTTCCCGACTACACCGAGCTCGACGCCGCCTCCAACCGGGGCGTCGATGAGGTGCAGGGCCTCTTGGAGCAGGCGGTGTACAAGCCGGTGCAGGGGCGCTTCAAGGTCTTCATGATCGACGAAGTGCACATGCTCACCAACCAGGCCTTCAACGCCATGCTCAAGACGCTGGAGGAGCCGCCCGAGTACCTCAAGTTCGTGCTCGCCACCACCGACCCGCAAAAAGTGCCGGTCACCGTGCTCTCGCGCTGCCTGCAGTTCAACCTGCGGCCCATGGCGCCCGAGACGGTGCTCGAACACCTCACGCACGTGCTGGCGCAAGAGAGCGTGCCCGCCGAGCCCCAGGCGCTGCGCCTGCTGGCGCGCGCGGCGCGCGGCTCCATGCGCGATGCGCTCTCGCTCACCGACCAGGCGATTGCCTTTGGCTGCGGCCAGCTGCAGGAGGCGGGCGTGCGCCAGATGCTGGGCGCGGTCGATCGCAGCTACATCTTTCGCCTGATCGAGGCCCTGGCGCTGGGCGACGGCGCCAGCGTGGTCGATACCGCCGAGGCCCTGCGCACGCACGGCCTCTCGGCTGCCGCCACGCTCGAAGACATGTGCGCTGTGCTGCAGCGCATGGCCGTGCTGCAGGCCGTGCCGCAGCGCGCCAGTGCCAGCGATGCCGACCCCGAGGCGCAGGAAACCGCGCGCCTGGCGCAGCTGCTGCCTGCCGACGAAACCCAGCTGCTGTACAGCATCTGCCTGCATGGTCGGGGCGAGCTTGGCCTGGCGCCCGACGAATACGCCGCCCTCACCATGGCGCTGCTGCGCCCGCTGGCCTTCAAGCCCGCCGGCTTCGTGCCCGGTACGCTGGAAAAAAAAACTCTAGCGCCTGCGCCGGTTCAGCCGGCGAGCCCGGTGGCGCCGCCCCCACCCCGGGCGCCTGAATCCCTGCCAGAACCCCGGCCAGAACCCGCGCCTGCGCCGGTTTCTGCGCCGCCGCCGCCGGCCCCCACCATCGCGCTGCCCGTGCGCTCGCTCGAAGAAGTGGCGCAGCCGCTGCCCGTGGAACCACCGCAGGCGCAGGAGGTGCCACCGGCCCCGCCAGCCGCAGCGCCAGCCGTTGTCGCCCTGCCGGTGCACGAGGCACCGGCGCCCAGCGAGCGCCTGCAGCCCCTGCCCGCAGCCGCCAAGGCCCTGGCCGCCGATTCGTTCGAGCCCAGTGCCGAAGGGGCTTTTTGGCACGCCACGGTGCAGCAGCTCATCGCCAGCGAGGCGATTACGGCCCTGGTCAGCCAGCTGGCGCTGCAGTCGCAGCTGGTGCAGCGTGCGGGCGACGCCTGGACGCTGCGCGTCGAGGCCCAGTCGCTGAACCAAGCCGTGGCGCGCGAGCGCCTGCGCGCGGCGCTGCAGGCGGCCGGCCATGCGAGCGTGCTCGACATCGAGGTCGGCCCCGTCACCGACACCCCGGCGCGGCGCAACGCCGCCGCTGCCAGCGCCCGCCAGCGCGCCGCCCAGGCGGTGGTCGAGCAAGACCCCCTGGTGCAGGCGCTGGTGCGCGATTACGACGCCAAAATCCTCCCAGGCAGCGTCAAGCCGCTCTGA
- a CDS encoding porin, with the protein MKKSLIALGAALACASGAYAQSSVQVTGLIDMYAGSMRMAGDAERTNVVGSGGMTTSWLGFKGSEDLGGGLKANFQLTSFLRTDTGEPGRFPGDNFFSRDANVGLSGGFGALTLGRGMAPNFLPTILFNPFGDSFTVSPLVLHANVPSAGWPFGALTTPADTGWSNQITYTTPDFNGLKANIHYQFGEQAGQNNKGNLGLNVLYFAGPLALTGFYERSKMDMSFPTPKVQDLKTAWMLGGAYDFNVAKAFLTYGQSKVSATDYNSKTFSLGADVPVLGKAGSVKLALARTQLSGAALGDMTRTTTSVGYDHFLSKRTDLYAVGMYDKRTDTNSGTSVLVGIRHRF; encoded by the coding sequence ATGAAAAAGTCTCTCATCGCCCTGGGCGCCGCCCTGGCCTGCGCCAGCGGCGCCTACGCCCAAAGCTCGGTTCAAGTCACTGGTTTGATCGACATGTATGCCGGTTCCATGCGCATGGCTGGCGATGCCGAGCGCACCAACGTCGTCGGCTCGGGCGGCATGACCACCTCGTGGCTGGGCTTCAAGGGCAGCGAGGACCTGGGCGGCGGCTTGAAGGCCAACTTCCAACTCACCTCCTTCTTGCGCACCGACACGGGCGAGCCCGGCCGCTTCCCCGGCGACAACTTCTTCTCGCGCGATGCCAACGTGGGCCTGTCGGGCGGTTTTGGCGCCCTCACCCTGGGCCGGGGCATGGCGCCCAACTTCCTGCCCACCATTTTGTTCAACCCGTTTGGCGATTCGTTCACCGTCTCGCCGCTGGTGCTGCACGCCAACGTGCCTTCGGCAGGCTGGCCTTTTGGCGCGCTGACCACCCCGGCAGACACCGGCTGGAGCAACCAGATCACCTACACCACGCCCGATTTCAACGGTCTCAAGGCCAACATCCACTACCAATTTGGCGAACAAGCAGGTCAAAACAACAAGGGCAACCTGGGCCTGAATGTGCTGTACTTTGCCGGCCCGCTGGCGCTGACCGGCTTTTACGAGCGCAGCAAGATGGACATGAGCTTTCCCACGCCCAAGGTGCAAGACCTGAAAACCGCCTGGATGCTCGGCGGCGCGTATGACTTCAACGTCGCCAAGGCTTTTCTGACCTACGGCCAGTCCAAGGTGAGCGCTACCGATTACAACAGCAAGACCTTCTCGCTCGGTGCCGACGTGCCGGTGCTGGGCAAGGCCGGCAGCGTCAAGCTGGCCCTGGCACGCACCCAGCTCTCGGGCGCCGCCTTGGGTGACATGACGCGCACCACCACCAGCGTGGGCTACGACCATTTCCTCTCCAAGCGCACCGACCTGTACGCCGTCGGCATGTACGACAAGCGCACCGATACCAATTCCGGCACCAGCGTGCTGGTGGGCATTCGCCACCGCTTCTAA
- the phaR gene encoding polyhydroxyalkanoate synthesis repressor PhaR — protein sequence MKEPAVPESNAAAAPGQRIIKKYPNRRLYDTDTSSYITLAQVKQLVMAHTPLVVRDAKTGEDLTRSILLQIILEEEAGGAPMFSEAVLANIIRFYGHAMQGMMGNYLEKNIQLATDMQARMAEQAQGMTPEMWAQFMAAPGLMGGYGEQSRQMFSQMQEQMQKQAEQMWGAFGIKR from the coding sequence ATGAAGGAACCTGCCGTGCCAGAAAGCAACGCCGCTGCCGCTCCCGGCCAGCGCATCATCAAAAAATACCCCAACCGGCGCCTGTACGACACCGACACCTCCAGCTACATCACCCTGGCGCAGGTCAAGCAACTGGTGATGGCGCACACCCCCCTGGTGGTGCGCGACGCCAAGACGGGCGAAGACCTCACGCGCTCGATCCTGCTGCAAATCATTCTGGAAGAGGAGGCCGGCGGCGCCCCCATGTTCAGCGAGGCCGTGCTGGCCAACATCATCCGTTTCTACGGCCACGCCATGCAGGGCATGATGGGCAACTATTTGGAAAAGAACATCCAGCTTGCCACCGACATGCAGGCGCGCATGGCCGAGCAGGCGCAGGGCATGACGCCCGAGATGTGGGCCCAGTTCATGGCGGCACCCGGCCTCATGGGTGGCTATGGCGAGCAGTCGCGCCAGATGTTCTCGCAGATGCAGGAACAGATGCAAAAACAGGCCGAGCAGATGTGGGGCGCCTTCGGTATCAAGCGCTGA
- the rimO gene encoding 30S ribosomal protein S12 methylthiotransferase RimO: protein MSEALSPTKTPKIGFVSLGCPKNLTDSELILTQLSAEGYQTSKTFAGADLVIVNTCGFIDDAVKESLDTIGEALAENGKVIVTGCLGAKTGSSGDGTLIQEVHPSVLAVTGPHAAQEVMDAVHANLPKPHDPFLDLVPGSFGAAGIKLTPRHYAYLKISEGCNHRCTFCIIPSMRGDLVSRPVGDVLSEARALFAGGVKELLVVSQDTSAYGVDVKYRMGFWDGKPVKTRLFDLVQKLGEIAREYGAWVRLHYVYPYPSVDDIIPLMQEGLVLPYLDVPLQHSHPDVLKRMKRPASGEKNIERIARWRELCPEIVIRSTFIAGFPGETEEEFEHLLDFVRAAQIDRAGCFAYSDVKGAAANDLPGMLPQALREERRARFMAVAEEVSAARLQQRVGQTLQVLVDQAHSLGKKGGVGRSWADAPEIDGLVHLLPPQKASKTYKVGDFVKARVVQAQGHDLVAQPI from the coding sequence ATGAGCGAAGCACTCTCCCCCACCAAAACTCCCAAAATCGGTTTCGTCAGCCTGGGTTGCCCCAAGAACCTGACCGACTCCGAACTCATCCTGACCCAGCTCTCGGCCGAGGGCTACCAGACGTCCAAGACCTTTGCCGGGGCCGATCTGGTCATCGTCAACACTTGCGGCTTCATTGACGACGCCGTCAAGGAAAGCCTGGACACCATCGGCGAGGCCCTGGCCGAGAACGGCAAGGTCATCGTCACCGGCTGCCTGGGCGCCAAGACGGGCAGCAGCGGCGACGGCACGCTGATCCAGGAAGTGCACCCCAGCGTGCTCGCCGTCACCGGCCCGCACGCCGCGCAGGAGGTGATGGACGCCGTGCACGCCAACCTGCCCAAGCCGCACGACCCCTTCCTCGACCTGGTGCCCGGCAGCTTTGGCGCCGCCGGCATCAAGCTCACGCCGCGCCACTACGCCTACCTCAAGATCAGCGAGGGCTGCAACCACCGCTGCACCTTCTGCATCATCCCCTCGATGCGTGGCGACCTGGTCTCGCGCCCGGTGGGCGACGTGCTCTCGGAAGCGCGGGCGCTGTTTGCGGGCGGCGTCAAGGAGCTGCTCGTCGTCAGCCAAGACACCTCGGCCTACGGCGTCGATGTCAAGTACCGCATGGGCTTCTGGGACGGCAAACCGGTCAAGACGCGGCTGTTCGACCTGGTGCAGAAACTGGGCGAAATCGCGCGCGAATACGGCGCCTGGGTGCGCCTGCACTACGTCTATCCGTACCCGAGCGTGGACGACATCATCCCGCTGATGCAAGAGGGCCTGGTGCTGCCCTACCTGGACGTGCCGCTGCAGCACAGCCACCCCGACGTCTTGAAGCGCATGAAGCGCCCGGCCAGCGGCGAGAAAAACATCGAGCGCATCGCCCGCTGGCGCGAGCTGTGCCCGGAGATCGTCATCCGCTCCACCTTCATCGCCGGCTTTCCCGGTGAGACGGAGGAAGAATTCGAGCACCTGCTCGACTTCGTGCGCGCCGCGCAGATCGACCGCGCCGGCTGCTTTGCCTACAGCGACGTCAAGGGCGCCGCCGCCAACGACCTGCCCGGCATGTTGCCGCAGGCGCTGCGCGAGGAGCGCCGCGCGCGCTTCATGGCCGTGGCCGAGGAGGTATCGGCCGCACGCCTGCAGCAGCGCGTGGGCCAGACCCTGCAGGTGCTGGTCGATCAGGCGCACAGCCTGGGCAAGAAGGGCGGCGTGGGCCGCAGCTGGGCCGATGCGCCCGAGATCGACGGCCTGGTGCACCTGCTGCCGCCGCAAAAGGCGAGCAAAACCTACAAGGTGGGCGACTTCGTCAAGGCCCGTGTCGTCCAGGCCCAGGGGCATGACCTCGTGGCGCAGCCGATTTAA
- a CDS encoding chemotaxis protein CheW, whose translation MATTASSSPRAAAAAEFLTFRLGQEEYGIDILRVQEIRSYEQPTRMAHAPDFIKGVIDLRGVIVPIVDLRLKLGCASAEYTDFTVVIILNVGGTVLGAVVDAVADVVPLMNEAIKPAPQFQGAVDAAFVRGIATVGERMLIVMDIESLLSSAEMGLVQAVAAA comes from the coding sequence ATGGCCACCACCGCTTCTTCCTCCCCACGCGCCGCTGCTGCGGCTGAATTTCTGACCTTCCGCCTGGGCCAGGAGGAGTACGGCATCGACATCCTGCGGGTGCAGGAGATCCGCTCCTATGAGCAGCCCACGCGCATGGCCCACGCGCCCGATTTCATCAAAGGCGTGATCGACCTGCGCGGCGTCATCGTGCCCATCGTTGATCTGCGCCTCAAGCTCGGCTGCGCCAGCGCGGAGTACACCGATTTCACCGTGGTCATCATCCTCAACGTCGGCGGCACGGTGCTTGGCGCCGTGGTCGATGCCGTGGCCGACGTCGTGCCCTTGATGAACGAGGCCATCAAGCCGGCGCCGCAGTTCCAGGGTGCGGTCGATGCCGCGTTTGTCCGAGGTATTGCCACCGTGGGCGAGCGTATGCTGATCGTGATGGACATTGAATCGTTGCTCAGCAGCGCCGAAATGGGCCTGGTGCAGGCCGTCGCTGCCGCGTAA
- the recR gene encoding recombination mediator RecR — protein MVHSGALDALVQALRLLPGVGVKSAQRMAFHLLQRDRDGALQLAQALQQAVHGVGHCERCHTFTEGALCATCLDSERDATRLCVLETPADQAAMERTGAFNGLYFVLMGRLSPLDGVGPKDIGLAQLLARASDGAVQEVILATSFTAEGEATAYAISEALKSRGLQVTRLARGVPVGSELEYVDLGTIAHALVARR, from the coding sequence ATGGTGCACAGCGGCGCGCTCGATGCGCTGGTGCAGGCCCTGCGCCTGCTGCCGGGGGTGGGTGTCAAGTCGGCGCAGCGCATGGCCTTTCACCTGCTGCAGCGCGACCGCGACGGCGCTCTGCAGCTGGCCCAGGCGCTGCAGCAGGCGGTGCACGGCGTCGGGCATTGCGAGCGCTGCCACACATTCACCGAAGGCGCGCTCTGCGCCACCTGCCTGGACAGCGAGCGTGACGCCACGCGCCTGTGCGTGCTCGAAACCCCGGCCGACCAGGCGGCCATGGAGCGCACCGGCGCTTTCAACGGCCTGTATTTCGTCCTCATGGGGCGGCTCTCGCCGCTCGATGGCGTCGGCCCCAAGGACATCGGCCTGGCGCAGCTGCTCGCGCGCGCCAGCGATGGGGCGGTGCAGGAGGTCATCCTCGCCACCAGCTTCACCGCCGAGGGCGAGGCCACAGCCTACGCCATCAGCGAAGCCCTCAAGAGCCGGGGCCTGCAGGTCACGCGCCTGGCGCGCGGCGTGCCGGTGGGCAGCGAGCTGGAATACGTCGATTTGGGCACCATCGCCCATGCACTCGTGGCCAGGCGCTGA
- a CDS encoding YbaB/EbfC family nucleoid-associated protein: MFNKGQLAGLMKQAQAMQDNLKKAQEELGNIEVEGESGAGLVKVVMTCKHDVKRITIDPSLLAEDKDMLEDLVAAAFNAAVRRAEETSQEKMGKLTAGMPGLPGGMKFPF; encoded by the coding sequence ATGTTCAACAAAGGACAACTCGCCGGCCTCATGAAGCAAGCCCAGGCGATGCAGGACAACCTGAAAAAGGCCCAGGAAGAGCTCGGCAACATCGAGGTCGAGGGCGAGTCCGGCGCCGGCCTGGTCAAGGTCGTCATGACCTGCAAGCACGACGTCAAGCGCATCACCATCGACCCCAGCCTGCTGGCCGAGGACAAGGACATGCTCGAAGACCTGGTGGCCGCCGCTTTCAACGCCGCCGTGCGCCGCGCCGAGGAAACCTCGCAGGAGAAAATGGGCAAGCTCACCGCCGGTATGCCCGGCCTGCCCGGCGGCATGAAGTTCCCGTTCTAA
- the ppa gene encoding inorganic diphosphatase yields MSLNNVKPGKNLPETFNVVIEIPAESDPIKYEVDKESGAVFVDRFLTTAMYYPCNYGYVPQTLSGDGDPVDVLVITPYPLLPGVVVPCRALGILKMEDEAGVDGKVLAVPTTKILKMYEGWKSVEDVNPMRLKAISHFFEHYKDLEEGKWVKVLGWEGVEAAHKEVLDGVESYQKSLA; encoded by the coding sequence ATGTCGCTCAATAACGTCAAGCCTGGCAAGAACCTTCCTGAAACCTTCAACGTGGTGATCGAGATCCCCGCTGAATCCGATCCGATCAAGTACGAGGTGGACAAGGAGTCGGGCGCGGTGTTCGTGGATCGTTTCTTGACCACGGCCATGTACTACCCCTGCAACTACGGCTACGTGCCCCAGACCCTGTCGGGCGACGGTGACCCGGTCGATGTGCTGGTCATCACCCCTTACCCGCTGCTGCCGGGCGTGGTTGTGCCTTGCCGCGCGCTGGGCATCTTGAAGATGGAAGACGAAGCCGGCGTGGACGGCAAGGTGCTGGCCGTGCCCACCACCAAGATTTTGAAGATGTACGAAGGCTGGAAGAGCGTGGAAGACGTCAACCCCATGCGCCTCAAAGCCATCAGCCACTTCTTTGAGCACTACAAGGACCTGGAAGAAGGCAAGTGGGTCAAGGTGCTGGGCTGGGAGGGGGTGGAGGCAGCGCACAAAGAAGTGCTCGACGGCGTTGAAAGCTACCAAAAGTCCCTGGCTTAA
- a CDS encoding transglycosylase SLT domain-containing protein, which translates to MKILHFWLLASLLWLTGCATTQSQGENPDSASDTQTSASNAFIPGGPLKPITPGQAQRSGVASLTPPADLWERIRRGFAMPDLQDDLVQEREQWYATRPDYILRMTQRSSKYLFHIVEELERRGMPTELALLPYIESAFNPQAVSSARAAGMWQFMPATGNYFDLKQNAFRDDRRDVLASTRAALDYLQKLYAMFGDWHLALAAYNWGEGSVSRAIARNQKQGLGTSYTELKMPTETRLYVPKLQAVKNIVADPDGFHAELPDIANHPYFQSVEIERDIDVDLVVKLASVDAKDFRALNPGYTKPVIFAAGTPQILLPWDNAQVFRRNLQAYDEGQYASWTVWTAPSTLSVASAAKQLGMNEGTLRSLNDIPPRMMIKAGSALIVPRSSAVQHDVTERLADNGQITLTPEITTRRTLVRAGKRDSVASLAQRYRVSAANIADWNDVKPSASFKAGQQVVLHLPLRASSGPSKKDKSSTAPQRRGGKPSKIQRR; encoded by the coding sequence ATGAAAATTCTGCACTTTTGGCTGCTCGCCAGCCTGCTGTGGCTCACCGGCTGTGCCACCACCCAAAGCCAAGGCGAAAACCCGGACAGCGCCAGCGACACCCAGACCTCGGCCAGCAACGCCTTCATTCCCGGCGGGCCGCTCAAGCCCATCACGCCCGGCCAGGCGCAGCGCAGCGGTGTCGCCTCGCTCACACCGCCGGCCGATTTGTGGGAGCGCATCCGCCGGGGCTTTGCCATGCCCGACCTGCAAGACGACCTGGTGCAAGAGCGCGAGCAGTGGTACGCCACGCGCCCGGACTACATCCTGCGCATGACGCAGCGCTCGTCCAAGTACCTGTTTCACATCGTCGAAGAGCTCGAACGCCGGGGAATGCCGACCGAACTGGCGCTGCTGCCCTACATCGAAAGCGCCTTCAACCCGCAGGCGGTATCGAGCGCCCGCGCCGCCGGCATGTGGCAGTTCATGCCCGCCACGGGCAACTACTTCGACCTCAAGCAAAACGCCTTTCGTGACGACCGGCGCGACGTGCTGGCATCCACGCGCGCCGCGCTGGACTACCTGCAAAAGCTCTACGCCATGTTCGGCGACTGGCACCTGGCGCTGGCGGCCTACAACTGGGGCGAAGGCAGCGTCAGCCGCGCCATCGCGCGCAACCAGAAGCAGGGCCTGGGCACGAGCTACACCGAGCTGAAAATGCCCACCGAGACGCGCCTGTACGTGCCCAAGCTGCAGGCGGTGAAGAACATCGTCGCCGACCCCGACGGCTTCCATGCCGAGCTGCCCGACATTGCCAACCACCCCTACTTCCAGAGCGTGGAGATCGAGCGCGACATCGACGTCGATCTGGTGGTCAAACTCGCCAGCGTCGATGCCAAAGACTTTCGCGCCCTCAACCCCGGCTACACCAAGCCGGTGATCTTCGCCGCCGGCACGCCGCAAATCCTGCTGCCCTGGGACAACGCCCAGGTTTTTCGGCGCAACCTGCAGGCCTACGACGAAGGGCAGTACGCCAGCTGGACGGTCTGGACCGCCCCCAGCACCTTGAGCGTCGCCTCTGCCGCCAAGCAGCTCGGCATGAACGAAGGCACGCTGCGCAGCCTCAACGACATTCCACCGCGCATGATGATCAAGGCCGGCTCGGCGCTGATCGTGCCGCGCAGCAGTGCAGTACAACACGACGTTACCGAGCGCCTGGCAGACAACGGCCAGATCACCCTCACCCCCGAAATCACCACCCGCCGCACCCTCGTACGCGCCGGCAAACGCGACAGCGTCGCCAGCCTGGCGCAGCGCTACCGGGTCAGCGCCGCCAACATCGCCGACTGGAACGACGTCAAGCCCAGCGCCAGCTTCAAGGCCGGCCAGCAGGTGGTTCTGCACCTGCCGCTGCGCGCCAGCAGCGGCCCAAGCAAAAAAGACAAAAGCAGTACCGCACCGCAGCGGCGCGGCGGCAAGCCGTCCAAGATCCAGCGGCGTTAA
- a CDS encoding methyl-accepting chemotaxis protein — MGFSNLRIGVKLGLAFAAMVLLSLLLGLLSLSKLSDVNDDTREIASNWLPSVQVLGQMRATVNRLRANEIGMVLSDAAETKIRLADDVKAVNQILAEQEKSYAAMVSPAEAQGYEEFKQMRQAYMAQQAQLMELAKAGDGRQVDATKMLYGDSQKAFATMAEQIGKLSKINSDGASTAFQTSQSAYATARTIVIGVLLLSVLAAVVLGWWIARLITVPVAEAVQATREMAQGNLAAHLSVRSSDEIGQLLQALLEMRDKLAGVVAGVRRSAEGVATASAEIASGNHDLSARTESQASALEQTAASMEELGSTVRQNADNARQANQLALNASTVAAQGGEVVLQVVDTMRGINEASRKISDIIGVIDGIAFQTNILALNAAVEAARAGEQGRGFAVVAGEVRSLAQRSADAAKEIKGLIGTSVERVDKGSQLVDMAGATMEEVVGAIRRVTDIMGEISAASSEQANGVAQVGEAVTQMDQATQQNAALVEESAAAAASLNQQAQELVSAVAVFQLSAQQSGPGFATAARTPAPHAPAPVAAPAPALRKPAAPPKKALGAQPAAKPVAAPAAAKPLAAPKASAPKPSADDGDWETF; from the coding sequence ATGGGCTTTTCCAATCTGCGCATCGGCGTCAAACTGGGGCTGGCTTTTGCCGCCATGGTGCTGCTCAGCCTGCTGTTGGGCCTGTTGTCGCTGAGCAAACTCAGCGACGTCAACGACGACACGCGTGAGATCGCCAGCAACTGGCTACCCAGTGTGCAGGTGCTGGGGCAGATGCGCGCTACCGTCAACCGCTTGCGTGCCAATGAGATTGGCATGGTGCTCTCGGATGCTGCTGAAACCAAGATACGTCTGGCGGACGATGTCAAAGCCGTCAATCAGATTCTGGCCGAGCAGGAAAAAAGCTACGCAGCCATGGTGTCGCCCGCCGAGGCCCAGGGCTACGAGGAATTCAAGCAAATGCGCCAAGCTTATATGGCGCAGCAGGCGCAGCTGATGGAGCTGGCCAAGGCCGGTGACGGCCGCCAGGTGGACGCTACCAAAATGCTGTACGGCGATTCGCAAAAAGCCTTCGCCACCATGGCTGAGCAGATTGGCAAGCTCTCCAAAATCAACAGCGATGGCGCCAGCACGGCGTTCCAGACGTCGCAAAGTGCCTACGCTACGGCGCGCACCATCGTCATCGGTGTGCTGCTGCTCTCGGTGCTGGCGGCGGTGGTGCTGGGCTGGTGGATTGCGCGCCTCATTACCGTGCCTGTGGCCGAGGCTGTGCAGGCAACGCGGGAGATGGCGCAAGGCAACTTGGCTGCGCACCTGAGCGTGCGCTCCAGCGACGAAATCGGCCAGCTGCTGCAGGCGCTGCTGGAGATGCGCGACAAGCTCGCTGGTGTGGTCGCAGGCGTGCGCCGCAGCGCCGAGGGCGTGGCAACGGCCAGTGCAGAAATTGCCTCGGGCAATCATGACCTGTCGGCGCGCACCGAAAGCCAGGCGAGTGCGCTGGAGCAAACGGCCGCCTCGATGGAGGAGCTGGGCTCGACGGTGCGCCAGAACGCCGACAACGCCCGCCAGGCCAACCAGCTGGCGCTCAACGCCTCGACGGTGGCGGCGCAGGGCGGCGAGGTGGTGTTGCAGGTGGTCGATACCATGCGCGGCATCAACGAGGCCAGCCGCAAGATCAGCGACATCATCGGCGTCATCGACGGCATTGCCTTCCAGACCAACATCCTGGCGCTCAACGCCGCCGTCGAAGCGGCGCGCGCGGGCGAGCAGGGGCGCGGCTTTGCCGTCGTCGCTGGCGAGGTGCGCAGCCTGGCGCAGCGCAGCGCCGACGCCGCCAAGGAGATCAAGGGCCTGATCGGCACCAGCGTCGAGCGTGTGGACAAGGGCTCGCAGCTGGTGGACATGGCCGGCGCGACCATGGAGGAGGTGGTGGGCGCCATCCGCCGCGTCACCGACATCATGGGCGAGATCAGCGCCGCCAGCAGCGAGCAGGCCAACGGCGTAGCCCAGGTGGGCGAGGCCGTGACGCAGATGGACCAGGCGACGCAGCAAAACGCCGCCCTGGTGGAAGAAAGCGCCGCCGCTGCCGCCAGCCTGAACCAGCAAGCGCAGGAGCTGGTGAGCGCGGTGGCCGTGTTCCAGCTCTCGGCGCAGCAGTCCGGCCCCGGTTTTGCCACGGCAGCGCGCACACCAGCGCCGCACGCGCCGGCCCCGGTTGCAGCCCCAGCCCCGGCTTTGCGCAAGCCTGCTGCGCCACCCAAGAAGGCACTGGGCGCCCAGCCTGCGGCCAAGCCGGTGGCTGCGCCTGCAGCGGCCAAACCCTTGGCCGCACCCAAGGCCAGCGCACCCAAACCCAGTGCTGATGATGGGGATTGGGAAACTTTCTAA